TATTAATTTTGTTAACAATACTAAAGAAAGTAAAGAATATAAAGATTGTTTGATTAGCGAATACAAAATGAAATTCACAAATCTAACTTCTGAAAGTAAGAAATACAGATTTGATAATATCTTAGTCGATGGAATTAATTTTAAAGGTATGTCTATAGATGATGTAAAAAAGGTTATGGCAGAAAAAACAAGTGAAGTTTCTGATATAAAGGAACCAGATGGTAGCATTGCTATTTTAAATTATACAGTTAATAAAGTGAGTGTAAATATTTCTTTTGACCATACAACAAAAACTGTAAGTGAAATTGATGTACAAGTATATAATACTTTTTTTGAATAAGGATAATTAAGTAGCTTAAAATCTTTAGATAAACAGGTGGTTTTAATTCATGTTAGAATTTAACTACCTGTTTTGTATTTTATGATTATATTAAACTTAATCTATAAATGTTTTGCTAGTATTAAATAATCAAGTAAAAAGGAGTATATTTATTAAAAAATTAATATTTTCTAGAAAACTATGGAAATATATCAACAAAATGTTTATAATGTAAATAATATCTTAAAAGGGGGTAATAATTATTATGAAAAAAAATCTACAAAGGAAATTGGTTTGTGTACCTTTAGCATTAAGCATTTTGTTAAGTCAATCAGCAGTTTTTGCAGCAGGACCTGTTACAAGAGATTCAGTTGATCAAAAGTATAAATGGAGTATTGATGATATATATCCAACTAAAGACCTTTTTGACGCTGATTACAAAAAAGTTACAGAAACATATATTCCAAAGCTAAATAGTTTTAAAGGGCATTTAACTAGTGCACAAAGTATAAAAGATTGTCTTAATACAAAAGACGAAATGATGAGAATAGTTGAAAAATTATATGTATACGCAAGTATGAAATCAAATGAAGATGAATCAAATAGTCCGAATTCAGAAAAGAAATCTTTAACAGAAAGTTTGAATTCACAAGTAGGGGTAGCAACAGCATTTATTCAAACTGAAATTCTTGCACAATCAGAGGACACAATAAAAAAATATATGCAAGATCCATTACTGGCAGATTATAAACACTATATAGACAGGCTATTAAAAGAAAAAGCCCATACTCTTTCTCAAGGTGAAGAAGAGATTTTAGCAGCTGCTTCAGATATGGCTTCATCTCCAGATGATATATATTCAAAGCTTAAAACAGATATGGAAGGATTTTTACCTACAATTAAAGACCCTGAAAATAAGGATTTTAAAATAACAAATTCTTCTTATGGATCTATGCTAGATAATCAAAATAGAGACTTTAGAAAAAAAGGGTTTGAAGAATTATACAGTGTATATGATAAGGAAAAAAATTCTTTAGCAGCTACTTTAAATGCAGAAGTAAAGAAAAATGAATTTTTTGCTAAGGAAAGAAAATATAATTCTGCTGAAGAAGCTGCACTTGCAGATGAGAATATTCCTGTAGCTGTTTATGATAATTTGGTTAGTTCTGTAGACAAGAATGTCAATAGCCTTCATAAATATGTGACTTTAAGAAAGAAGATACTAGGAGTAGACAAGGTACATTTATATGATATGTATGTTCCATTAACTAAAAATTTTGATGTTAAAATTCCTTATGAAGATGGAAAGAAGCTTGTGCTTAAAGGGTTAGCACCGCTAGGTCAAGATTATATTGATGTTTTGAGTAATGCTTTTGAAAGCAGATGGGCTGATGTATATGAAACAAATAATAAATACTCTGGTGCATATCAATGGGGAACTTATGATACCCACCCATATGTTTTAATGAATTATGATGAAAGTGCTGATTCAGTACTTACCACAGCTCATGAATTTGGACATGCTATGAATGCTTATTATACAAATAAAACTCAAAAGTATGTAAATAGTGAACAACCAATATTTACAGCAGAAGTAGCTTCTACAGCAAATGAGTTAATGATGCTAAGATATTTAATAAACAATGCTAAAACTGATGATGAAAAACTTTATTATATAAATACTTTGGCAGAAGACATAAGAGGCACAGTTTATACTCAAACAATGTATGCAGAATTCGAAAAAATGATACATGAGAGAGTTGAAAAAGGTGAAGGTATCTCGGCTGATTCTTTAAGCAGTATGTGGAAAGATCTTATGGTAAAATATTATGGCGATGATTTCCAAGATGATGAACTAGCTAATTTATGGTGGGCAAGAATTCCTCATTTCTATATGAACTTTTATGTTTATAAATATGCAACTTCTATGGCGGCTTCAAATCAGTTAGTAAAAAACATGACCGAAGGAACTGATGCAAGTAAAGCAGAAGGTGTAAAGAAATATAGGAATTTCCTTACTTCAGGTTCTTCTGATTATCCAATAGAAACTCTTAAAAAAGCTGGTGTTGATGTAACAACAAGTGAATCAGTAGATAATTTATTAAAGGAATTTGATCAATTAGTAGATCAAATGGATCAAATATTATCAAAACAACAAAAGAAATAATATAAGATATAATTAAAGCTTACAAGAATTTTCTTGTAAGCTTTAATTAGGTTATCATAATAACTAATATCTTTATATAGATATCCAAACCAAGAATTAGACTTATGCAACAATTACCGAAATATGATACATTTATCTTCTGCAGGACTAGTAAAATTTTCTCTGGAAGGTTCTAAATGTGGGCTTGTCGTCATTTCAGCGTGTTCCAGATGTAAAATCCCCAAGGAGAAAGTTCATGTTTCCAAATATAAAAGCTCCAGGGAGAAAGTTCGTGTTTCCAAATATAAAATTTGGACACTTACTTTTTGGACATTCACTTTTAGACAAGCTGTAAATGAAACAAGCCATAGGGGAAACTCGACTCACGTTCGTTCGCTGAGTAAGCGATTCACACCAAATCATAGATTTGGGTTCTCTGCTTAATACCCTTCAACAGCTCAATTTCACATGCCTGCTCCAGAAAAAATATACCATATTTCTAGTGTAGTTTAGTAATTTTAATTTCTCAAGAGTGTATACATATTCCATTTATAAGTTTGATTATTAATTTGGATATATATATCATTCAGAAAAATATTTTTTGTCGGAATAAAGATTATAAAAAAATAGAAAAATTTATATAATAATTGCAGTTTTCGATAATTTGTAGGAAAATATAAGTATAGAAATATTCAGAATATTCAAAAAGAATATTTTGATTTTGCATTAGAGAATTACATAATGGGTATTGAGTTAAAATTTATTTGTAAAAGGAGAGAGGTAAATGAGTAAACACATGTCAACAGAAGTTCGTGTTCCAATTGAACCAGGAAATCCATCGGTTATGAGAATCGAAGAAAAATGCATAAAGTGTGGTCAGTGTAAAACTATCTGCAAAGATTACATAGGAGTGTTAGGTTATTATGATTTAAGCAAGACTAATGACATTCCAATATGTATAAATTGTGGTCAATGTGCAAATGTCTGTCCAGTAGATAGCATAATAGAAACTTATGAATTTAGAGAGGTTATGGAGGCAATTAATGATAAAGATAAAATTGTAATTGTAAATACATCGCCTTCAGTTAGAGTTTCTTTGGGAGAAGAATTTGGAATGGAAGATGGTTCATTTGTTCAAGGTAAGATGGTTGCACTGCTTAGAAAATTAGGAGTGAATTATGTCCTTGATACTAATTTTGGAGCAGATCTAACAATTATGGAAGAAGCAAGTGAATTAATAGAAAGAGTTAAAAAAAATAAGAACTTACCACAGTTTACAAGTTGTTGTCCTGCATGGGTTAAATTTGCTGAGACTTATTATCCTGAAATAATTCCCAATATATCAACTTCAAAAAGTCCAATTGGTATGCAGGGACCAACAGTAAAATCTTATTTCGCTGAGAGTATGGACATAGATCCTAAAAAAATAGTTAATGTAGCTTTGACTCCTTGTACTGCAAAGAAATTTGAAATACGAAGAGAAGAAATGAAGGATGCAGGAAATTATCTTGATATAGATGATATGAGAGATATGGATTATGTTATTACCACAAGAGAATTAGCCTTGTGGGCAAAAGAAAAAGGCATAGATTTTAATTCCTTAGAAGATTCTGAGTTTGATAGAGTTATGGGAGAAGCATCTGGTGCAGGTGTTATTTTCGGAAATACTGGAGGAGTAATGGAAGCTGCACTTCGTACAGCTTATGAATTTATTACTAAGGAAAAGGTGCCAGATACCTTGTATGACCTTAAACCAGTAAGAGGTATGGAAGAAATGAAAGAAGCAAGTTTAGATATTGGAGACATAACATTAAATGTAGCTGTTATCTATGGTACTGATAATGTAAGGAAAATGATGGACAAACTAAAAACTTCTGATAAGCAATATCATTTTATAGAAGTAATGACATGTCCTGGTGGATGCATAGGTGGTGGTGGACAAGCAAAACATAGGATTGACAAAATTAAAGAAGCAAATGAAAAACGTATAATGAGTCTATATGATAAGGATAATAAGATGAAGCTTAGATTAAGTCATAAAAATCCTGAAATAGAAATGCTTTATAATGAGTTTTATGGAGAGCCATTAAGTGAATTGGCTGAAAAGATGTTACATACTTCCTATTATAGCAGAAGTAATGATTTAGGAGAAAATTAGGCATAAGTATAACAAAGATGTATAATAAAACATGCATGTAGTTGGATACTCTTATTTAACCATGCTTGTTTTATTTTATTGTAAGAATTTTTTAATAAAAAACAATGTGATTTGTTACACATCTGTCAAAAATCTATGGTAATATAATTCGTGACATAGATAAGAGTATTTATAATAATATAGAGATAATTAAATACTTATATGAAGAAAAGATAGCAGAATTATTTTATGCTTAAGGGAGATGAACTGATGAAAATATTAGAAACTCTATTAATAAAACCTTTAATAGAGACAATATATTTAACCGGAATGATTATTTTAATAGGCTTACTATTAGGAGTTTTAAGGAATGGGGCTCTTAAGAATTTTATGAAAAGTTTTGGATTTAAATCTGTAATGATAACTGGATTTATTGGGGTTCCAATACACGAATGTAGCCATGCTTTAATTGCAATTTTCTTTAAACATTCTATAACAGATATGAAATTACTACAGAAACCAGATGCTAGTGGGACTTTAGGGTATGTTAGACATTCTTATAATCCTAAGAGCATTTATCAGCAGATAGGAAACTTCTTTATAGGTATAGCTCCAATCTTTGGAGGATTAATTTCATTAATATTATTAATGAAAGTCCTATTGCCTGCTTCGTATGCAGAATTTATAAAAATTTCAACTCGTAATTTAAGTATTACAAGTATAAATACTGAGGTTATTAAAGGAATAACAAATTCATATTATGATCTGATAAGAACTATATTTACAAAATCAAATTTTGATAATCCTTATTTTTATTTATTTTTATTTTTAGCTATATGTATTTCATCACATATCTCATTAAGTAGAGCAGATATAAATGGAGCATCTGGGGGATTATTATTAATATTTTTAATAATAATAATCTTAAATATGTTTGGATTTACAAATTTTATATCGATGGCAGATATTGTAAAATACAATGTAGTGTTGACAGGTTTTCTTTTGGTAGCCTTAATATTTTCTATGATAACCTATATAATAAGTGGAGTTTCAGCACTGTTGATAAAATAAATTTCAAAATTAACTAATTTGAATGAAATTTTTTCTGAATATTTTTCTTTTAAGAATATATTTGTAATAAGTTATAATCTTAGTATATAATGTGCTTATTAAGAAAGTAGAGTTGTACTTAAACTAAAGGAGATGTAACGTTGCAAGGTAAATGTTATTATTGTAAGAAAGAATTAACTGAGCGAACAATTAAAAGGCACATGAAAAATTGTCCAGAAATGAAAGAAGTTATTGATAAACAAATGAGAACAGCTAAAGGGACAAGAAACCAATTTATCATTTCTATCAAAGATAAGGACGAACCTAATAAATATTGTATTTATGTATCAATAGATACTAACCTGCAATTGCAGCATTTAGACAAATTTATTAGAGATATTTGGGTTGAGTGTTGTGGGCATTTAAGTGCTTTTTATATTGATGGTAAAATATTAACTGATAATATGAATGAATTGTATGAGATGAACTTATTTTTAAAAGATGTATTAAGTGTTGGTAAGAAATTTGGATATGAGTACGATTTTGGATCAAGTACTAATTTAAGTTTAGAGGTTGTTGAAGTTTTAGAAGTGCCAAAAGAATTTACTCAAATAGAAATTATAGCAAGAAATAACAAATATATTTCTCCTAGAAATGGAATTTGCGGATATAATGGAAAAAAATCTGATGAGAAGCAATATTTGCCCCAAAATAATATAAAATATAAAATTAGCAGGAAGAAACCATTACATAATGAAGATTTAGAATTTAATTTATTAAGCAGTAATTTAAAGGATATTTCTCAAAGGCTTACTGATAAAATTTATGATCAAATACATAGTAGTGAATTTAGTGGAGACAATTCTATACAACAAGTACTAGATGATGAGTTAGAGAAGTATTATGATCATTTAGACAATAATGTTGCTAATGGTTTTATGGAATTGTTTTATAAAGGAAAATGCTCATTTGATTTAGAGGAGCTTATAAAATCATGTCCAAAAGATCAAATTAAAGTTTTAGGAGAAAATATTGGATTAAAAATACCATCAAATTTAAATAAGTCAAAGGCAGTTGAAAAATATGTAGGGGAATATGAAAAGTGTATTAGCAGTGAAATGAAACTGCTTGATGAAAAAATGTTTAAACTATTATGGAAATATATAAAAAGTAATGGAATAATTAATTTCCTAGAAAATGAGGCAATAAAGCATACAGCTTTAATGCAGGAAGGGATGGTTTTTCCATGTTTAAAAGATAATGAACCTGTATTTATTATGCCAAAAATAATGCAAGATATAGTTAAGAAAAATGATACTTTAGAGTTTAGAAAATTAATTAAAAGGAATAGTGAGATTATAAGTATCGTTAAAGGAATGATTGAAGCTTACGGTTTTATAGCGTTTGATGATATTAAAGTGTTAATTAAAAGATATACAATTGATATTGATGAAATAATGTTATTGAAGTTATTAGAAAAATCAGCTTTGTATTCTGAGTATCAATATTATGGATCGGTAGATGAAGATGGAAGAATTATTTTTATTAATGAAAAAATAGAAGACTATGAAGAAATATTAGAAGAAATTGATAATGCTTTGGATTATACCATGATTGAAAAAGAAGAATTAGTTTTGATGTCAGAAAGAGATTATCTTCACAAAAGCAAGGCAGGAAGTAAATTTATTAAAGAATTTTATGAAATGTTTGATATGGATAGGGATGATGTTATCGAGAATATGAATATATTAGCCTTAGATATTCAATATAGAGATAGTAATGCAATTATTAGAGATGTATTAGATGGTATACAGGAAACTCTTAATAAGGACGAGGAGAACAGAGTTTGCACTGTGTTCAATGATTTCATTAAAAACGTGAGGCTATGGAAATATAAGGGCGAAACTATAAGTGAAAAGGATGGTATTAAGAAACCAGTAGTATGTAAAAAAACTTCAAGTAGAAATGAACCTTGTCCATGTGGAAGTGGCAAGAAATATAAAAATTGTTGTGGCAAAAATGGAAATGTAATTCAATTATTTTAAATTTAAAATGATGAATAATAAATTAAAATAAGTACATAATAATATTGAAAGAGGTGATTCTCATGGATAATGATTTTAACCATAATATTTTTGGTATAGTCCGAAAATGATTTTAAAGTCCCATAAGTACACTTGTCTTTCTGAAAGAAATAAAGCTAGGGAGAAGTCCCTGGCTTTATTTTGCTTTATGGAATTATTTGCTTATTAATATTGTATTTTGTTTTATATGTTATACTAATATTAGAAATATGGAAAATAGTAAAAAAAACATATATAATGGATATTATATGTCGAACAATGAATTATAGTTTTTTAGTTTGAATAATCACACAATATAGGAAGTGAAAATAGTAGTTATGGATTTAAAAAGCGAATTATGGATAGATGAATTACAACGGATTGGAAAAGTAGGTATCTTTAGTTATGATAGAAGAAAAGGTATTATCAATGTATCAGATGTAGTGTATGAATTGCTAGGGATAAGTGACAAGTGTGTTAGAGATAAGAAAGGGTGGTTAAATGTTATTCATCCGAAACAGAGAGAAGAGATTAGAGAGTACTTTAGAGTAATAATTGAAACAAGGCAAGATTTTGACAAAGAATTTAAAATTTTATGTGAAAGTGATAATGTCGAGAGATGGATAGAATTTAAAGGAAAGGTATTCTGTGATAAAAATGGTATGGCAGAAAAAATATCAGGTACCATACATGATGTAAGTGAAATTAAGAAAAACGAAGAAAAATTCAAAAAACTTTATATGGAATTTCAAGAAAAAGAGTCCCTTTTAGTTTCTTTGATTAATTCTATTCCAGACTTGATTTATTTCAAAGATATTTATGGTTCATATTTGGGGTGCAACAAATCTTTTGAAAAGTTTTCGGGATTAAAAAGAGAAGAAATCTTAGGAAATAAAGATGTTGATATTTTCAGTGAGGAAGTTGCAAAAACTTTTTTATGTACTGATGAAAAAACAGTTTATAGTAGGAAAACCTATGAATTTGAAGAATGGGTTGAATATGCAACTGGAGAGAAAATTTTATTAAATACTTTAAAAACGCCATATTATAACCCTAAAGGTGATATTTTAGGGATAATAGGAGTGAGTAGAAA
The window above is part of the Clostridium saccharoperbutylacetonicum N1-4(HMT) genome. Proteins encoded here:
- the pepF gene encoding oligoendopeptidase F, with translation MKKNLQRKLVCVPLALSILLSQSAVFAAGPVTRDSVDQKYKWSIDDIYPTKDLFDADYKKVTETYIPKLNSFKGHLTSAQSIKDCLNTKDEMMRIVEKLYVYASMKSNEDESNSPNSEKKSLTESLNSQVGVATAFIQTEILAQSEDTIKKYMQDPLLADYKHYIDRLLKEKAHTLSQGEEEILAAASDMASSPDDIYSKLKTDMEGFLPTIKDPENKDFKITNSSYGSMLDNQNRDFRKKGFEELYSVYDKEKNSLAATLNAEVKKNEFFAKERKYNSAEEAALADENIPVAVYDNLVSSVDKNVNSLHKYVTLRKKILGVDKVHLYDMYVPLTKNFDVKIPYEDGKKLVLKGLAPLGQDYIDVLSNAFESRWADVYETNNKYSGAYQWGTYDTHPYVLMNYDESADSVLTTAHEFGHAMNAYYTNKTQKYVNSEQPIFTAEVASTANELMMLRYLINNAKTDDEKLYYINTLAEDIRGTVYTQTMYAEFEKMIHERVEKGEGISADSLSSMWKDLMVKYYGDDFQDDELANLWWARIPHFYMNFYVYKYATSMAASNQLVKNMTEGTDASKAEGVKKYRNFLTSGSSDYPIETLKKAGVDVTTSESVDNLLKEFDQLVDQMDQILSKQQKK
- a CDS encoding [FeFe] hydrogenase, group A, which encodes MSKHMSTEVRVPIEPGNPSVMRIEEKCIKCGQCKTICKDYIGVLGYYDLSKTNDIPICINCGQCANVCPVDSIIETYEFREVMEAINDKDKIVIVNTSPSVRVSLGEEFGMEDGSFVQGKMVALLRKLGVNYVLDTNFGADLTIMEEASELIERVKKNKNLPQFTSCCPAWVKFAETYYPEIIPNISTSKSPIGMQGPTVKSYFAESMDIDPKKIVNVALTPCTAKKFEIRREEMKDAGNYLDIDDMRDMDYVITTRELALWAKEKGIDFNSLEDSEFDRVMGEASGAGVIFGNTGGVMEAALRTAYEFITKEKVPDTLYDLKPVRGMEEMKEASLDIGDITLNVAVIYGTDNVRKMMDKLKTSDKQYHFIEVMTCPGGCIGGGGQAKHRIDKIKEANEKRIMSLYDKDNKMKLRLSHKNPEIEMLYNEFYGEPLSELAEKMLHTSYYSRSNDLGEN
- a CDS encoding SEC-C metal-binding domain-containing protein translates to MQGKCYYCKKELTERTIKRHMKNCPEMKEVIDKQMRTAKGTRNQFIISIKDKDEPNKYCIYVSIDTNLQLQHLDKFIRDIWVECCGHLSAFYIDGKILTDNMNELYEMNLFLKDVLSVGKKFGYEYDFGSSTNLSLEVVEVLEVPKEFTQIEIIARNNKYISPRNGICGYNGKKSDEKQYLPQNNIKYKISRKKPLHNEDLEFNLLSSNLKDISQRLTDKIYDQIHSSEFSGDNSIQQVLDDELEKYYDHLDNNVANGFMELFYKGKCSFDLEELIKSCPKDQIKVLGENIGLKIPSNLNKSKAVEKYVGEYEKCISSEMKLLDEKMFKLLWKYIKSNGIINFLENEAIKHTALMQEGMVFPCLKDNEPVFIMPKIMQDIVKKNDTLEFRKLIKRNSEIISIVKGMIEAYGFIAFDDIKVLIKRYTIDIDEIMLLKLLEKSALYSEYQYYGSVDEDGRIIFINEKIEDYEEILEEIDNALDYTMIEKEELVLMSERDYLHKSKAGSKFIKEFYEMFDMDRDDVIENMNILALDIQYRDSNAIIRDVLDGIQETLNKDEENRVCTVFNDFIKNVRLWKYKGETISEKDGIKKPVVCKKTSSRNEPCPCGSGKKYKNCCGKNGNVIQLF